The Triticum urartu cultivar G1812 chromosome 6, Tu2.1, whole genome shotgun sequence genome includes the window ggcatgtaaaatagccgTGATGCTTATTACATCTTCTGTAAaaatacgttttgatgtaccaatcagattataatggaaacagtttcgCCCGACCTCGTTTGGTATTGGCCCTTTTTTTCTGTTTTCCCACTTTATGTTCAAATTGGCATATACAACTTGGTACGACTTAAATCGCTAAGGGCTCTATTCAAGCCATATACATATCTTCAACAATAGAAAGTCCGAACACTCTCAGAGTATACTTCGGCGTCCCGAATactgcattatatgcatcggctccgaatcgcgtctttggtcaatagttgggttgcccggctcctgtgcttgccacCTTACATTCCGTTtttcggctaaggtagtaaagggagaactactgcgattgtgtttccggctagcccggtcaagcacctcagtagagaaagccaaaaactgactgtcgtgatgcggcgagagctggtccgCAATTCGGTGACTTATTAAATCTCTAACGATTTCTTCCGTATTACACGTAGGTCTCGCTTTGTTCAGACACGCATCTAAAAGGCATCTAAGTTCGATAGCTGCATACGCACCAGGGGCTATCTTGCAaccccattgtcaaactcctatggctaagtaagagtggtaaagccgcatagtctgattgcctcgctCGCCGCACTCacacctcctttacggaccaaggcgttgggtcaagagtgattaTGTGCTATCCCGAATACCCCCGTACTAGTTACGTGGGGGCTAAAGCTGACGACTCGCAAACTCTCAAAGATACAAACGGTCGCACAGTAATTCAAGATAACATGCACACATATATTACAAAAGCCTCGGTTTATGATAAAATGCTGGGTGGCTCGGATACATTTACTCGAACATAATATccttcgagcattgaccctctatcaaacgggcaccctcaaggaCATCGTCGAAGTAGCACTCTAGCATGTGGTGGACCTTGTCTCCGGGCGGACCTTCAACGGCTACGCTGGCGGCCTTCACCTttgcccagtgcatcttgacacgggcaaaggccatccgcgcaccctcaaTGCATGCTGAGCGCTTTACTACCTCTAGTCGGGGCAAGGCATCACCGAGTCGCTtgaccaggccaaagtagctgctCGGAATGGGTTCGActggccacaaccggactatgatgtccttcatggccaaTCCGGACATCCTGTTCAACTCCGCCAGCTGCATCATCTGATTATTGAGTAGCGTTGGTCGCTCTGGCGCCAAATGCTGCGACTAGAAGGGCTTCTCCGTCGCGTTCCTGTCTTGGGCCCGGAAATATTGGGCGGCATCAGCCGCACTCCTCGGGAGATCCGCGAAAGCGTCTGGAGCACTCCACAATCGATTTAGCAAAGCATATCTTCGACCACCGAATATACTTTGTAAAAGAaaaggcttaccagccgctatctatCCGGCTTGCTTGATCTCCTCGCGAGCAGCCCGGGACTCGGACCGCGCCTTCTTCGCAACTTGAAGAGCCTTGGTGAGATCGACCGTTTGGGCCGTGTTACTCTCCTCCAAGGACTCATACTTGGTGGCGGCCTCCTGTAGCGCTTGCTCTATTTCGGTCACCCTCGCCTCATACTTAAGGCGGGCGGCCTTTTCAGCCTTCACATCCGCAGCCGCTTTCTCTGCGGCTGCTTTGCTTACCCTCGCCTCCTCCTTGGCTTCAACAAGGGCACTCTTGAGGGCCTCAACCTCGGTCGTGTTGCCTGCAATCATTAATAGTTGTGCATGAGCGTAGAATTCTACGTTTGCATTATAATTCAGGCTTGTAAGGGGTCTTTTAAAAGCATACCTTGGGCCCCATCGAACCGCTTGTTAATACGATCAATCTCATCATCAGCCAGCTTCAGTTTCCGCTGGAGTTCGGAAACTTCCGCGTTCTTGGCCGAAGCTGCCAGCAACGAAGCCTGTTCACCAAAATAGACAAGTATGTTACCTCTGGAATATTCGACCCTCTGTCTGGCCCTTTCTTCAAAAAGCcaaacagagtctcaggggctactatctatacacaggtgtatGATTATACAGGCAAAAGCGACCACATATATTGCATCAcatacctcaaaacctgttagcAGGCTGGTGAACGCTTCGTTCAGTCCACCAAAaagcggactgaaccttttcaaccaccgtacccatcagggCACGGTGCTCATCCACGATGGAAGCACGGTGAAGTGCTTCCCTCAATGCATCTGGCGCCTCCGGATTGATGGAGGTCGTCAGTGGCGTCGGCACTCCCCCCTCTTTCGAAGTGGACTGCTCGCTTGGGTCCGGAGCCGTGTGGGACTCTGGAGCAATATTTGGCTGGGGGCCAGACTGGTCAAGGCCCCCGCCGTTAGTCTCCATGGGGATTACGCCCCCCATATCTCCGGTCGCCGAGGCATTCCCTCTGGCGCCGTTTCAGCGGCCCTCCGCACTTCTCCCTTGCCCGGAGAGGTCCTTTGGGAtaacacctcggtgtcatccgTGGCATGTGGCGGGGAGGCTCGTGGAGGCgactcgctctccatcatctccggcgCCAAAGAATTCCCCGAAGATAATGATTGTTGGGGGAGATCACGGGCCGGACTGGAAAACAGAGATGATATATCACCCTATAATTTATAATAAAGCCAGACATATGCATTATCTTTGAATACTTACGATTCGGCCTGGGGTTCCATTCGGGGACGGCTTCGACGTCCGATTCCGAATCATCCGAAAGGGAGagtttccccttcttggacgcctccgcctctagGTCTGCGGAAGCCCCCCTTTTTTTTCTTTACTCCCTTAAGGGGAGAATTgctctcctcctctccctcttAGTCTTCGTCTCCCTCGTGGGAGGAGGAGCTTCAGTATCTTCGGACGTTATGTCTGAAGTACCTTTACGGCGAAGGCCACTTATGGtctccttgcccttcttcttggccttcttctccggcgcctggtacggcgccggaaccagcatatTCGTCAGAAGAGGAAtagctgggtcttcgggcagtgGAGCTGGACACCGGACCCGCTCCGCCTTCTTGGTCCAGCCCTGAAGAATAAGGGGAAGGCTTAGTATTCTCCTTGGATCTACAAGTTGAGGATATGTTTAGAAATCTGAAAAACTTACTGGAGTAGCCGGATGAGCGCGATCAAAGCCGAGGTCTTCGGTCATTTTCGGCCACGGCTTCTGGGCCTTGAAAGGCAACTTCCATATATCTTCGTGCGTTGTGCCGAAAAACCGCTGCAAGGTCCGGGGACTAGCCGGATCAAACTCCCACATGTGGAGAGTCCGATGCTGGCAGGGGAGAATCCGGCGAaaaagcatcacctggatcacgttGGTAAGGTTGGTGTCCTTCTCTATCATGCTTTGGACCCGCTTCTGCGCCGTCATCACCTCATCGGACGACGCCCAGTCCAGGCCCTTTTTATCCATGATGTAAGCCACATTGGAGGACCAGATTTGAATTCAGGGGTGGCAGCCCATGTGGTGTCACGGGGTTCCGTGATGTAGAAACACTCCTGTTTCCATCCCTTCATGGTTTCCACGAAGGACCCCTTGGGCCAGGTGACGTTAGGGAGCTTTCTCACCATGGCGCCGCCACACTCCGCGTGTTGACCCTCGACCACTTTTGGCTTCACGTTGAACAccttgagccacatgccgaagtgggggggggggaatgCGGAGAAATGCCTCGCACACGATCAtgaacgccaagatgttgaggaatgtattcggggctagatcatggaaatctagcccgtagtagaacatgagcccgtagacgaaagggtggagtggaaaccctagcccgcaaagaaagtgggggatgaatacgaccctctcatTGGGCTCCGAGGTGGGGATGATCTGCTTCTTGGCAGGAAGCCGATGGGCGATTTCTTTGGCTAAGTACCCCGCTTCCCAGAGTtccttgatgttctcctccgtgacggaggaggccatccactttccctgggctccagatccggacatggcttTAGTGTTAGCTGGGGGCGAAAGGGGTTGAAGCTGGGACGCTAGAGCTCCAGGACAGATGGGctaaggaggaagaaggcgtggggtaaaaaggtggatccctatcttcttataaaggcagtgaatatcgagCGTCCCCCCacaagccttaaaactcgcctattccccagGGGTCGTGCAAACAACACCATTGGATTACCtaaacccgtattgatgagaatcctgcaataaggggacacgatctccgCTTTGACGAGACGTGTCAATGAAGACCGCGTCTCGAAACGCGAAGCGGAGGCTGAAAAACGGTTTGAAGTAATAATAAGGCCAAAACACAACGCCTCGCCAAAAAAGCTATCAGAAGACATGACCTATTTTTGTTTAAGTATTTTGCCCTTGTGGTTCAGGGTTGTAACTATTGtacagagccggatatagttcttttgatcaactactttggagtgttcgaaggaggaacccggcttgcaatgtcgaagacaatctgcgcgtcggacacatcgtcattgaagcctggttcaggggctaccgagggagtcctggattagggggtcctcgggcgtccgggctatgtgacatgggccggactggtgggccgtgaatatacaagatagaaggctttCCCCCGTGTCCCAATGGGgctctcctttgcatggatggcaagcttggcgttcggatatgaagattcctttctctgtaaaccgactttgtataaccctaggcccctccgatgtctatataaactagagggtttagtccgtagataCAATCAcgatcatacaggctagacatctagggtttagccattacgagctcgaggtagatcaactcttgtaacccttatactcatcaaagtcaatcaagcagaaAGTAGAGTattatctccatcaagagggcccgaacttgggtaaacatcgtgtcctctGCCTCCTGTTACATTCGATcttcagacgcacagttcgggaccccctacccgagatcggccggttttgacactgacagtggCGGTGGATGGTAGTTGCAGCCAATCTGGTATCAGCTAGCTTCGGTTCGATCATGTCTTCACCGCCGCCCAACCCATCTCTTCCGCTGTCGGTCACCGTCGCCTCTGGCGACCACCACAACCATTGCCCCGCTCCTGCTCACACTGGGATTCTCCGTCGCGCCCGCCCCCGCCGTCCTCACCCAGGAGGAGGTGTCTGAGATGCTGCGGGACCTAATCCAGGCGGTCCATGAGATCCTCCTGTTCTTGGCCGGGTCCTACGGACCGCACCTGGCTGCGACGCCcatcgccgccaccgcgccgccgtgGCTGCTGTGGCAGCCGCTGCACCAAGCGGCCTCCGCCGCGCTCGCCGGGCCGCTGAGCAGCCGCTGCAGCTGCCATCCACCACCCCGTCTTAGCTGCAGTGGCAGCCGCCGCTGCTAGCGGCCTCCGCCGTGCCCGGCACTGCCGCTGCCCCAAGGCATCCCCGCCGCGCTCGCCGGGCCGCTGCAGTAGCCGCTGTAGCTGccatccaccgccaccaccgccccACCCTGGCTATAGTGGCAGCCGCCGCTCCTGGTGGCCTCCGCCACGCCCAACGCTGCGCTGCGGCAGCCACCTATCAACTCCGGCCCCACATCGACCGCGCCGACGGGAGTCCTGATCCACCAGAGCAAGTTCCCGCCGTCACCATTACCGCTTCCCCAGGGCGTCCCCATCCAGCAGATCAAGTTcccgccgtcgccgtcaccgctTCTGGCTTGGATCACTACCCGCCGTGTgtcggcggcggtgaggctgcaGGCTACTGCGCGCGGCCTCCTAGCGCGTCGGCGTGTGCGGGAGATGCATAGTCTGTAGCTGCCGCTCCTCCTAGCTGCGCTTCGCTGCGCAAAGGACCTCGATCTCGTCTGTTGCGTCGGGGATCTTGGGCATCCTGTTTTCCCCATGGGCAGTGACCTCAAAGTCTGTGACATCGGTGGTTAGGGGCGCACCCCTCCTCGTCATACTCCATCGCAAGCCCTCCACTCTTCTCTGTGCGGTGCAGACCAATAGCCGTCCAGGGGGAGACGACAGGGTGTCACCGACAGGAGCGCACCGCGTAGCACCACTACATTCCGCAGGCCGCCGCGAGGGCGCCTCTGCTGGTCGCTCTTGCGACCACTTCCAGGTGGCCATACACATGCACTCCTTTTGTCCAGATGGTTACCATGGGATCCAAGTGGTTGTACACGTGCATGTTCGATGTGCGGATGGTGTTCACTTTTTGTTAAGGGGTCCAAAATAAATCGTCCCAGTCCATTTCAGGTTGAGAGTAATAAAACAAGCCAAAATGTAAAAGGCTTGTTTTTAGGTGTTAGGTTTGTGTTGCGTCGAGTCATGGTTATAAGTTGGTTAGGCTGCAGCTCGAGGACAAGCTGCATGTCCAGGTGGGGTGTAGtgttagagtacgtaatgggcctaatggCCTGGGCTGGTGGTATAGCCCGTTAGTTttagggttaattagagataagggtcgcttacttaggggtcaagtaagccttacttgggagtcaagtaaacctctctatataaagagaggagatgtgtcaatctaatcaagcaagaattaTGAAGTAAATCCCTTCCCTCTTGCCCAGCCGTGGGCAACAAGGCCCCCGGCCGGCCCTCTCgcgccctccttctagcagcCATAACAATAACATTGATCAACTCTTCTTTAACTTGCTTGGTCGTCTTCATGCTTTCCTTCTATGGGTTTCCCAGACGTGTGAAGAAGAAGTTGGATAGGCCTAGAGCAAGTTTTCTGTGGAGTGGTGAAAAAAATAAACAGGAATACCATTTAGTAGTTTGGGATAGAGTTTGTAGACCTAAAGATTTAGGTGGCCTGGGGATTTTAAACTTAGACAGTATGAACATTGCGCTTTTGTCCAAGTGGTTGTGGAGACTTTTTTAATGATAAAAGGGCTATGGCAGAGACATTTATGGGACAAATATATAGGAAATTCCACCTTTGGTCAAATTCAAAAGAAACAAGGTGATTCACACTTTTGGCAAGGCCTGCTGAAGTGTAAAGACTTATTTCTAACTTTTTGTAGGTTTTGTGTGGGAAATGGAAAGAAAACCAGATTTTGGGAAGATAAATGGATAGGAAAAGAAAGCCTTTCTTCTACTTTTCCTAGTCTATATAACATTTCACAAAATCTGCATATAACATTATGTGACGCCTTGTCCTCTGGTCTTGATAATCTCAAATTTCATAGAGCTCTGGTCGCGAGCAAGGTAGTTCAATGGCAAAAAAGTTAGATCTCTGTGGGAGAATTACTTTTaatgatgaagaagacaaatTATTTTGGACACCAGATGTATCAGGAATCTTTAGTGCCAGATATTTCTATTCTGTCTTGCAGATTGGGGAGAAATGTCCCAATCGATTTATGTGGAAAGTTAAAATCCGCCCAGAGTTAAAACATTCATATGGTTGGTTATGAAGAAAAGTATTCTAACCAGGGATGTTTTATTACATAGAGGGGAAGGTGTGAAGAACAATGTTTGTTTTGTGGCAAAAAAGAATCGATTAACCATCTTTTCTTCCAATGCCCCCTAGCTAGATACATGTGGAGTGTGGTGAGTTACAGTGTAGGGGCACCTTGTGATTTCTCTAACATAGACACTTGCTTTAATGTTTGGCTTGGAGGGATTGGCTTAGAAAAAAGAAATTACTTTATGTGGGTGTGGCTGCCTTAATCTGGAGCATCTTAAAAAACAGGAATTTAGGTTGCTTTTAACATGTTTGGCCGGCTGATCCTAGCGTTGTAATGTTCAAAATGTCACATTGGATTAATGAATGGAGTCTTTTGCAGGAGAGGGAGGACGCAAAGGTGGAGCTGCAGTGGGGCACAAAACTGCTGGATCGAGTCGCTGGTGAAATCTTTCAAGCACGGAGGGGGTGGGCGTCTTAGATTCCCAGACTGGAGAATGGCTGAACTGATGCTGCGTAGAGCGCTGAGGAAAAAAAAGTAATATCGGTGTGTCCGGAGTGAGACTGTCATATCTTGGGTGGTTGTTTTGATGTCGGCCTCTCTTTACTTGTATTTGcaggttgggggggggggggcgcttgTTCTGGAGCTGTTAATGCCTCTTATTTCTTAGGTGCTGTTGTGTGATGGATATATGATAAACGACTATTTGGTTTCATTAATAAAATCGGGGGGAGGATCCCTTTTAGTAAAAAAAACAacttgccaaaattttggtcatgtcAAAAAATTGGTGGGGCTATATGGCGGCACAAACCAACCATACCCTACACCTTTGATTCCTGCCTCTCTAGCAAATCAATCCACACCATATTTAGAGTGACAAGGAGAACACCCGATCTACAAATCTATCCAAGAAAAACTCAAGTTCGTTGATTCCCTGTGAGACCCTAGCAAATCTTTTTACTCTTGGGTTTGTGGGAaaccctagacggttggtgttacCCGGGAGCTTCCAAGTCATGTGATTGTAGCCCGGGCTCGTTGATGAGTATTTGGATCTCGCCCCAAGAGCTACCCCTAGTGGAAGGGAACCTAAGCATTCAATGTTTGTGGTTCTCGGAGAAGAAGGTGATACATTCGTTGTCGTGGGAGCATTCGTTGTTCCCCACTCTCCAATATAGATTAGCACACCCCCAAGTGTGTGAACTTCGAATTATATCCTTGTCTCCACCACTTTTAGTTGTCTCTTAACCCTAGCTTTACTTGTTGTTTTACTTGCTTGTGTGTTATCTTGCGTAGCTTACTAGCTTGTTGTAACTCATCATATAGGGTTGTATCACCCAGTTGCATTTCTAGAGAATTTATATTTATGCTCTTGACTCTAAAAAGCAACTAAGAAAATAATTTAATTTGGTAGTCTCCTATTTAAACCCCCCTCTCTCTAGTGGACATTATCTACATCTTTGATCCTTCAATTACATCTCCAAATTCAACCATTTACGTGGGGACATTTATTTTGGGTGTTGGTGGTCCGTAAAGATCTCTAACTCGATTACCCCAAACCTCTATCGGCAGACTGAAAATTCCAAATTCCAGATAGAAATCTGGTCAAAATTAGAGCAACACATAGCTTTCGTCATATTAACGCAAACCTCGTTTAGAAAAGGAAACATTTCACTAAAAGCCTCGTCTCTACACTTCAATAGTAGGTATATGTGCAGCAAACTAGAGTAGAAGAGTGTTTTGGTTTAACATGCCTAAAAAGGCATAAGGTTGACACACAAGAGTGGCTCCAAATGATTTCTGCAAAGACCAAAAGGAACACTGCTGCCAGTATATTCATGTAGCTTTTATGTGACACATGGAATTTACAGTATTTATCTCTTTGTTCACGTGTATTCTGCAAGGACTATAATGCAGGGGGTGTCAGTAAGGGACAGGGATACGAACTGAAGGTGGACCAGATctcatgtcctcaagaacaaggTTGAAAAGTGTTTGAGCAATTGGGCCTTCTTTACCTGTGAAGGAACATGGAAAGCAATCGGCATTTGGTAGATGTTGGAGTTTGCAATAAACCATGAActgttttaaagaaacttgacATAATTAAAACTAGCTAACTAAATTTTAAGAAAGAATTCTTCTTACCGGAGCCAATCATCTGATCATCCCACTGAACAACAGGTTTGACAAGAATTCCACTTCCAATGAGCATCATCTCGTCGGCCTCCTTCCCTTCCTGGACACTCACATTCCTTAAAGATATCCCACTGAGCATTCCATTCTCCACTAGCTGCTCGGCAAGGGCCAGAACCCGTTTTGCCGTGCACCCACTCAGGATCTTGTCGAAGCGGGGCATGAGAAGCTCCTTGTTCGGTGTCACAAAGCCAACATTCATGTTTGAACCCTCAGCGACGAAACCCTCATCATCCAACCAGATGCCGGTAAACCCACCATTTTCCTCACCTTCCACCTTGGTGAGTGCATTCGGCAGGTAGTTTACATTTTTCATGACCGCAAATTGTTGAGACTTTACCGGTATGGATGATGTGATCACTTTGCAGCCAGATGGTTCTGGCAAAGATGGACTTTCAATGACGACAGCGTAGAGAGCTGGGTTTCTACAGCCAGATGAAGATAACTGGAAGTCTCCAGGTCCAACAGACAACCAGTACCTGAGTGATCCTTGAGAACATTTTGATGCGCACACAGTTTGAATAAGTACGCTTCGAATTGTTGAACGGTCAAATGGCAATGGGATTTTGGCCATCTGGGCAGAATTCAGGAAGCGGTCGATATGCTGTTCTAACTCATAAAGGTGACTGCCAGTAATAtggaaagaaaaaaaaagttAAGTAATTGATACTGATGAAGTTTGGACCATTACTTAAAAAGAAATTGAGCAAGAAGAATAACCCCTTGTTCACTTGCCAAATTCACACACAACTGCACACACGCATGCAAGAATGAATGCATGTGCGTCGACAAGAAGAAACTTACAAACTTTAATATATATACTAAGAGTAAATGACGGGTTAAGCAGAAAAAAGATAGACATCTTAGAAATTCATGCTAGTTGATAGAAGCAGATTTCTTACCCATCCATAATAGCAGCAGTATCAAAAACACCATGTCCTCTATGGACCATGTGATCATCAATCGGTATCACCATTGCTGAGGGATCTGTGGTAATTCCACCAAAAATACTAGAGTACATGGCCACGTAATTTTGACTTCTAGCACCAGATGCTTGGAACGCATCAAGCCTTTCTGCAATCTATAGGAAATAAAGTTCGGTTTTACTTAAGTTTGTGTTGTGGCACCACATTTCAAGAGAAGATCCTACTTTCATCAATTGCTTCATCAACACATCTTAGACAAATATTGCACTGATAGGAATTACAAAAATCTAATGCAGTTTAGATGCATAATTCATGTTTCCCGTTTTTTCTATATAATCTGATAAAGAAGATGGAACTTAAGAAATGCTCCAAGGCAGTCTCTACTTTCATATAAGTACTAGGGTATGCCTTGAAGGAAAACGTCTGACTGGAAACTTGCCAAATTGAACCCAATGGCAATCCCCAAATGTCTTTCTATAACTCTGCAGATTGTTTACTAATCAAGAAAGCTAAGTGAAGATGAAACAGTGCTTTGAGGTTGCCAAATATACTGTGGTTGCACCAAACAGCTCTGAAGAACTTCAATGCAGAATAGTGTCCATCTAGCGCATGCTAACAGTGTAATGTATAGTGTAGACAATTGTGCGCTAACCAAAACATTAACTACAACGAGTGCAAGAGTAATGAGAACAAGTAGGACAGTTTGTTTCGAAAAGATGAAAGCATCAAACTTCCATGTTTTGCAAATGCCAGCAAAAGATTCCAATTAAACTATAGCAGACAAGACAAGAGACAAAGAAGTCCACCTCAGAGAAAGACAAGAGAGGGACATCAATTGGATTGACAATGGTGCCGGCCGGTGCTGCAGAACAAAATAGCTGTTTAGTTTAATATTATTGCTAAAGGGACTGCTAAGAGTAGTGTTGGTCTCGGTACACACAACGGATTTCATGTATGTGAGAGCAGAGAGCTGAGAATTATGATATTTCCAAAAGTATCTGAATACAACCAGAGATACCTAAAAGGTATCAAAGGGCGAAACACGACCATTTGTGCTCAACTCAGCTGGTGTTAAATATATGCAGTTATTTCAAGCCCAACGAAATCAAGATGTAAGGAGTAGGAAATTATGCTAATTTGTAGAAATACAGTTTTTTGGGGGGAAATTGTAGAAATACAGTTAATTACAGATTCCCATGTTTGACTAGAGGAACTGGCCTCACATTGCATCAGCCTATCGTGAAGGATCATCATGAAACAGAGTCACCAAAACAAACAACACATATCCTGATCAGCATGAGCTCACGATACAGCAACGCTACACATAAACGCAACCATAATATCTTCGCAGACTTAAACTAGTTCATCTTAccaggacaaacttacattacaCATATATTGTCACTTAAAATAGTCACATTATTTTAGAAAGGTAAGCCCAATTCACATCAATGATCCATTACACATGAAAAAGAGTTCCAATTCAGCAACCTTTATCGATCCGAACAATATATGTCAACTCGTATACAAGGGAAACAGACTCAAAATCCAGGGCACTTCAAGCAAACTTGGAACGGAACTAATGTTCGTAAATTATAACCGATGAAACGCTCTTTAAGTTCGGGCGAACAAAATGCATGACTGAACAAATTCACTGGACCATGGTAATTGGGAAAGCAGGGCTAGAAAAATGTTTAGTCCTTCTCTGGCACTAACGAAAGCTACGAGAGGGCATCCGCACAAAGCCGATCACCACGGAGCTGGGCACCCCCCGACTGTAACGATGCAGGAAGAACGAAAGGACAGAAGCGATTAACTGCACGCTACAAACCTGCCCGATCGGAGCTCGCGGCGGCTCTAGCCACCGCCGCCCCCCACGAAGGAAGCCCTGCCGGCGCGACGGCTCGGCCCGATGACGGCGCGATTTTCTTCAAAGCGAGGAACGGCTGATGTGATGGGGAGACGCGGTGGCCGGCGGCAGCAGGCGGGGCGGAGAGGTGGGCCATCGGAGGAGAACTGGCAGAGGTGTAAGTGGAATCGTAGGCTATCAGCGACTCGGCACTTCGTCAGAGTCCATTCTGTTTTGGCGAGTACTGGGCGCCGGTGCGCCGGCCCAATAGTTGGGCCGGGCTTGCCCCAGCCACCCGATTGAATTACGCACAGCCGTCTGATTTCGTCTCTCACATCGGTTTTTTTTCCCTCGTCTTTATACTGGTCAACGGCAGTGCCTTCGGAAGCGCATCGTCCCCGCCGCAGCTGGTCGCAGCCTCGCAGGAACAGAAGCTGCCGTTCATGGCGCGCTCGGTCGCGACGGCCAGGCCGCACGTCATCTCCGAGGACGATGCTCGGCGAAGAACCTCTCCCCGCTCTCAATTTAGGTTGCAGATCTGTCATTGATTCAGTTGCTACTTCCCCGTTGACCGGATGAAATTCCCGTCGTTGATGGTCCATGGTTGCAGCGCTCCGGTTTGCCACCCGCTGCCCCCGTTTTCGCCGCTCGCCGCATGAGTTtccaggaacgacgaccaccagtCGCACCATCGAAGGAACGTAGCAAAATATCTCGCTAGTTGTAGAAAAAAGCGACCACGGTTCCAGCAAAAACATCATCGCTGCCGTCGGCAGTCACAGCTCCGCCATGAATTGATGTAGCAAAATACCCCGCCGGTCATAGCAAACAGTGATAACGGTTGCAGCACAATCAGCGGCGCCGCCGTCACGAGTTGCACCACCGCGCAGCttccgtcgccgccgctcgccatTATCAGTTCGCCGTTCCTCTGTTGAAACTTTTCAAAAGACCCGTAGCAGCTATCTCGCGACCGGTTGTAGCTTTTCAGTTTGCGCGATGGCCGCCCACAACT containing:
- the LOC125512128 gene encoding D-amino-acid transaminase, chloroplastic-like; its protein translation is MAHLSAPPAAAGHRVSPSHQPFLALKKIAPSSGRAVAPAGLPSWGAAVARAAASSDRAAPAGTIVNPIDVPLLSFSEIAERLDAFQASGARSQNYVAMYSSIFGGITTDPSAMVIPIDDHMVHRGHGVFDTAAIMDGHLYELEQHIDRFLNSAQMAKIPLPFDRSTIRSVLIQTVCASKCSQGSLRYWLSVGPGDFQLSSSGCRNPALYAVVIESPSLPEPSGCKVITSSIPVKSQQFAVMKNVNYLPNALTKVEGEENGGFTGIWLDDEGFVAEGSNMNVGFVTPNKELLMPRFDKILSGCTAKRVLALAEQLVENGMLSGISLRNVSVQEGKEADEMMLIGSGILVKPVVQWDDQMIGSGKEGPIAQTLFNLVLEDMRSGPPSVRIPVPY